ATAAGGTGGCATTCACAATTAGAAATGCTTGATATATACTATACTCTATAAATAACTATGCATCTCTTGCAGGTGGCCGAAACCGCCGCGTCTCTGAGGCGTTTGTGACTTCTGGAAAAACCAttgaggagctggagaaggaaATGCTCAACGGTCAGAAGCTGCAGGGCCCACCCACTGCCGAGGAGGTCAACTACATGCTGAAGAACAAGGGTCTGGAGGACAAGTACGACTGAACTTTTGATACAAACAGATTCGAATAGTTTTAAACTGATATTCTTTGCTTGCAGATTCCCCCTGTTCACGGCTATCCACAAAATATGCACAAATCAGCTCAAGCCtaatgatttaattgattgcATACGCAATCACCCTGAGCATATGTAAGTGTTTCGTTTGCATTGGTTATGTCTCGTTTGCGCCTGTTTACCCTGCTATCCTGTTACCCTGTTATCCTGCCTTCCTGAAAATCCCCAGAAATGAGCTCTGGCTTTGTATTCTCACCATTAACTTTTGATTTATGATTGTTTCCctaatttttcttattttaagtTTATCCTTCTCCTATATTAAGTAAATGCACCTTCTGTTTCTATTTCTTTGATTGTTTCcctattataattttattaataccTAAACTAAGTTGAACTCTAACATTAATAAAGtgctaaataataaaactcgatgcgaaattcaaaattttttaaatgaaaatatcacGTGGAATGTTCTACATTCCCCAAAGAAATCATTCATAATCCcgatatacatacatgcatcAAAATCATTCGCTTTCAGAGTTATATTCAGCCATTTATTTCGTTACATCCTGTAGTCACTGCTAACCCatcgaaataatattattttccattcattACAAATTAGTTTCCTTCTcttctttttatattatttttataggGATACGTCCATCATGCCGTCGCCAAAACTTTAAACTGTGTTACACCTAAACAAGATCAGTCAAATGTATATTgtaaatactatatatacccGCATAGATCAAATCAACCAGTCATCTTCACCAAGGCATATAAAGCTGGCATTCTAGATATATGCATAAAGTCAGAAAAGTCGTTCCACGTCAACTGCATTTCTATTTCCCTTATTCTCACAAGTGTTTTTCAATGTGTACAGTGTTTAAGTGTTAGATAATCGAACCAAAACAAGAAGTGTCATAATTGTTGAACCTAATTGgaattgttaaaataaatataaattaaatacaattttttgtaCATACCAACAAAAAGTGTTCCCAACTCATTTTACATTCAAAATTGGCAGCTTCAAATCGGCAAAAAGCAGTACGTACAGAAATTCAAGGTTAATAAATTCTGCAATTTTCAGTTAATCAAGCAcgtttgtgttttattttaacCGATGTGTATTAATTGAAACTGAACGAGAAGCCTTTGATTTCATACTCTTTCTTCTTTTATTCCACAGGCAAAATTTGTAAATCCCTTAAAGAAGCTGAGAcgtttttaacatttttatgcacCACAgagaataaatgtattttttcagCACAACGCCAACTCaatgaatctttggattcCATTTTCTAACCAGTTAACTAACAGATTTCGTATAGGTTGTTGCCTTAGTTAGCATATTGATTTAAATCCAAAACCACGCATATCCAACGAACCACGGAAGAAAACTGACAACCAAAGtctgctttaattttaaaatttatttgtttttaattcaaaactaGCCAAGAAACAAACGCAAGTACCTAACAAATATATTGTAATTTTGTGGCCACGAGTATTTCAACGGTTACCGAAGAATCTAGCGGAGTGAATCTTAGTATAATTTTAATCGGACTGCGTAGATACTAGAGTTAAATGATTACCCAAAGATcgttgcaaaaataaaagctgAGTAATTAACGGGGTGctagtttattttgtatttttaaggCAACAGTTATAATTCGCCTAATAAAttctaataataaatattagaaaatcATAAGTTTCTCTGATGaccaatttcaaaataaatataccaCCATACATAGATGGCGCCACGTTAAATTTCTACTGGTGCACCAATTTCACAAATGCTTCcaagtttatttttagagTTAAAAACTGTGTTGTAGATGTGaagagaataaatattagcaCATACTTAACTGACCTTTGTCATGATTTTATACATCACTATCGGTAGTTgacaacatttaaatttggcTGTATTCAATATGCGATGTATATCCGATGATTTGGGGATGCATCTCAAACTCTGCCGTTGCTAAGAAGAAAATAGAACATTCTCTACGAAAATGTAAACAAGGATGTTATGTGTTTTGTATTTACTgctggaaatatttatatttcggTGTGATAAATCTATTATGAGGGAGCGAAACAACCAATACCGATAGTCAGAATAGATAACCGATGGCgtagaaaaacaaacacatcGGCTCATCGCTAGATCCTAGGGACTGCGATTCGCTGTTATTGTCAGATTGGCAAGAAGAAGAGGCATAACAAAagtatttttgcattctgcagTGGAATATTCCTACGCCCTAATTGATCTAAAGTCGACGAATAATGCTGTTGACCATCTGGATACATGACTAAATCGGGCCAAACAacaatgtaaatattaaatggcaCCTAACGCAGGCAATTTCGCAGCGCAGTGGCGTCATACATGTCATACGTATTtctctttgttgtttttcgatGGACTACCAATACGTATAGTATAGTAGTAGTGAAAAATGAGACTTGTGCCTGGCGCATTAGCTAATCTATCCTGGACACATTCCACTGGGTGCTGGTGCGTCTAAACCTTGATAGTAACACCCATTTCACTGTTCCAGCACCAACGAGTCATCCAGAGCAAAGAATAAATCGCATGGGATAAAAGCACGACCTTAGCAGAGGGATCGACCATGGATCCGCAGAAGATCACCGAGCTGGCCAACCTGCTCCGGCAGAACGGCGACAAAATATTGAGCTCCGAGTTTACCTTGACGTTATCAGGTGAGCCAGCTGAAGCTACAGCTAAGCCAAAACTAGCACGCAAAATGCATGCGGGTATTGGCTGATGACTGGTCTTTACTACGCCCCAATCCAAGTTCGATCACTTATCGCTTAACTCATTCTCCGGCACAGGTTCCCTGCTGCGGGCGCTCAATGACTCCTTCACCCTGATCGCGGACTCTGAGATTGGACCAGGCGCGGGTTACCTGCAGCCGCAGTCTTTTCAGGTGGTAAAGCCAATCAACGCCAAGTCCAGCGTCTTCCCCGATTTGCAGTTGGTCCACGACTTTGTGCAAAAAACCACGCTTTTAAAGCTGACCTACTTTCCCAGCGAGCACTATTTCGAGGGCGTCATCGACATTGCCAAGTTCCGGGCATTGCGTCGGCTCgaagtaaacaaaatcaacatTGGCCAGGTGGTGGGCATCCAACCGCTGCGCGGCCAGCTGCAGCACCTGATCTGCGTAAAAGCCATCACCAGCGTGGACGACATTATCACTCGCTGCGGCGGGGACAACTCTAATGGCTTTGTGTGGAACGAGCTAAGGACGGCCGATTTTAGCTACAACAGCCTGCGCAGTGTAGACACCGCCCTGGAGTTCGCACAGCACCTGCAACACCTAAACCTTCGGCACAATAAGCTCACCAGCGTAGCCGCCATCAAATGGCTGCCTCATCTAAAGACCCTGGACTTGAGCTACAACTGCCTTACACACCTTCCACAGTTTCACATGGAGGCCTGCAAGCGACTACAGCTATtgaacatcagcaacaacTACGTCGAGGAGCTATTGGACGTAGCAAAACTGGACGCTTTGTACAACCTGGATCTGTCCGACAACTGCCTGTTGGAGCACTCGCAGTTGCTGCCACTGAGTGCCCTGATGACCCTGATTGTACTAAATCTGCAAGGAAATCCACTTGCTTGCAATCCCAAGCATCGGCAGGCGACAGCGCAGTATTTGCATAAGAACTCCGCAACTGTGAAGtttgttttggattttgaGCCACTGTCTAAGGCGGAGAAAGCGCTGACGGGCAGCCAAAAGTGGCGCTACATAGGCGCGCTTAATCATCGCTTGCCCAGGAGTACCTCCATGTCCATCAACAGCTCTAGTGCTTCCATTAACACCAGCGACGGCTCCCAGTTTTCCAGTTTCGGTTCGCAGCGTTCGGTGTCTATAAGGGGAAAGAACTATGCGTTGGAAGACAATCAGTCTCAGATATCAATGGACACCTCGCAATCTAGCAAACGGATAAGCTCGAGCAAGATCAGGACAGTGGATATCGAAGAAAGCAGTGAGATCGATGCAGAAGCAGCATCCGTTTCCGTGCGAAATCTTCGATCCGACTGTGAAGAGAAAGCCGATAATTCGCACCTGGAGACCaagaaaaaaatcgaaacaCTACGTCTCACTTATGGCAATGAATGGTTGAAGTCCGGCAATGCTGAGCTGATGCTGGGAATCGAAACGCCGCAGCCAACTGAACAAGAGCGCAACGAGTCTCGCCAGCTTTTTAATGAGTTCCTGGGCGAACTATCTGAATCCACAGAAGCGAGACTCGACTCTGAGCGCCACAACATTAGCTCCACACCCACGAACAACGTGTTGTTAGCTACCAACTTTGACTCGACCTTAACGCCTATAAAGTCGGAAGCGAACAACTCAAGTGAGCAAACTCTTTACGAAACCTGCACTGAGGGCGAAGTGACAAATTACGAGAGTATAGACAACACCACTCTGGAGCTGTCGGCAGAAGAACGACCGCCTGACAGACACGAGGAATTGTTAAGGCTCTACGCAAATAGCTCTAATGCTCAAGATGAGGATCCGGGTAAGACATGTTGATCAGTGTAGTAACTCCTTGCTAAATGTATACCCGAACATTACAGTATCCGATGCTGAGTCTGATGAGGAGACCTACATAGTCTACCATGAACAAAAACCGAGCGAGGCACTGTTTCTCACCATATCATCGAATTTTATACGCGAAAAAGACACGTTAACTGAAAGGTAGGTTTTGAGCATTAAATGAACACtcattttacttaatttactattttacttaatttattaCTGTTTAGAACAAAAGCCAAATGGAGTCTAAAAATCCTGGAGTCATGCGAGCGTGTTAGGTCCAACACCttgcaaatcaatttcgaCACGATGCGAAAGGATAGACAGGAGCGTATCTATTGCGTGGAGAATACGCTTTGTCAGGTTAGTAACTGGTGAATTCCTATAACAGGCATCAAATATCTCGTTTTGTTCTTATGAAGGAACTGGAAAAGAAACTGCGAGACATTCTATCGCAGCGTGATCTAACCGAAATGAACATATCCATCTATCGCTGTGTAAATTGTCTGACTCAATTTACGATTGAGCAAAAAAGCAAGCGATATAAAACCAAGGGTGAGTACAGcagaaataatataataacatTTTACTTGAATTACATTATTTCTAGAATTGCGATGTCCGGATTGTCGCAGTGTCTATGTAGCTGAAGTAACCGAGTTATCCTCATCTTTGACCAAACCTACTGGAGAAGTCGTGACAGAGCCAAAACTTTCACCCGCAATGATTGTGGAGGAATCCCCAGTGGAGGCATTCGCTGTGCcgacaaataaggaagaaagcAACAGCATTGGCAAGTCCTTGgccagttttcttttttactttGATGAAGTTCTGGAAAATTTCTAAAGAATATTGCTTATGTAGTTCAGTTTATGGTTTCAGAAGCATTAGTTATCCAGTAATTTTTTGAGATTCgctttggtttttgctgaaTTTGGTGATTAACTTTAAGTTTGTGTtggatatatttattgtacattaatttaatttttatttctttttattttatttgcatgcgAACACAAatcgaaaatggcaaaaccaaTCTAActtttgtatatttacattGTTCTTTTGGACTTTTTCTCTCACCCAACTACCGACAACAATAACATTGTTGTGATgttaaaacttaattaatacTTTAGTGGCGAACTGCAGGCTTACAACTGCAAAAAACACACCCAAGCTTAGGAGTTTGACGCAAGCCACAAAAAGTTAATATGccaatttgtataatttgtatttcacTAAACAATTtgcgttttgcttttgttctGTAATGTGAAGCAGCATTTGGACGTGAAGCAAAGATAAGCTAACTCACTAATAGTTCTCGGACGAGAAGGTCTTTTACACGTCTTATAAAACTTTATTGCACGTCTTGAGCCCTGGTACCCAAAATTATGTATTATCCGAAACAAAATTTAGCTCATTATAAGACTTGTAGATGCcggaaaatatatcaaaatttaAGTAATATGTAAAGCTTTTTTAATCTTAGAGAGCAATGCTGCTTCcattaaaaatcatttgagTTATTAAGACCACCTGACTAATATTTTAACATTATAGGTTCCGCCAATTCGCTAAACGAGAGCAGCTCTTGTTCGAAAATTACCAACTCACAGAGCTCTTTCGACTCCAATCAATCCGTAGTGGGCAGCTCGAACACGGATCGGGATCTGGAGTTCCGGGCAAACGAAAGTGATGTGGACATCATCTCCAATCCGAGCCAATCCAGCATAGAGGTACTAGATCCGAACTATGTGCAGAGCGCCAGTCGCAAGACCTCAGAAGAGCGCCGCATATCCCAGCTACCGCATCTGGAGACGATACGCGATGAACTAGCGAAATCGAAGAGCTTCATCGAACGCGAGTTTGGGCAGCTTCTGGCGGAGCAGGCTCAGCCTACGACACCTTCTGGTGCGGCTCCCTTGGCTCCTGCAAAATCGGCTGTTTCCCATGTACCGCTTACGG
This genomic stretch from Drosophila teissieri strain GT53w chromosome 2L, Prin_Dtei_1.1, whole genome shotgun sequence harbors:
- the LOC122626063 gene encoding serine/threonine-protein kinase 11-interacting protein isoform X2 gives rise to the protein MDPQKITELANLLRQNGDKILSSEFTLTLSGSLLRALNDSFTLIADSEIGPGAGYLQPQSFQVVKPINAKSSVFPDLQLVHDFVQKTTLLKLTYFPSEHYFEGVIDIAKFRALRRLEVNKINIGQVVGIQPLRGQLQHLICVKAITSVDDIITRCGGDNSNGFVWNELRTADFSYNSLRSVDTALEFAQHLQHLNLRHNKLTSVAAIKWLPHLKTLDLSYNCLTHLPQFHMEACKRLQLLNISNNYVEELLDVAKLDALYNLDLSDNCLLEHSQLLPLSALMTLIVLNLQGNPLACNPKHRQATAQYLHKNSATVKFVLDFEPLSKAEKALTGSQKWRYIGALNHRLPRSTSMSINSSSASINTSDGSQFSSFGSQRSVSIRGKNYALEDNQSQISMDTSQSSKRISSSKIRTVDIEESSEIDAEAASVSVRNLRSDCEEKADNSHLETKKKIETLRLTYGNEWLKSGNAELMLGIETPQPTEQERNESRQLFNEFLGELSESTEARLDSERHNISSTPTNNVLLATNFDSTLTPIKSEANNSSEQTLYETCTEGEVTNYESIDNTTLELSAEERPPDRHEELLRLYANSSNAQDEDPVSDAESDEETYIVYHEQKPSEALFLTISSNFIREKDTLTERTKAKWSLKILESCERVRSNTLQINFDTMRKDRQERIYCVENTLCQELEKKLRDILSQRDLTEMNISIYRCVNCLTQFTIEQKSKRYKTKELRCPDCRSVYVAEVTELSSSLTKPTGEVVTEPKLSPAMIVEESPVEAFAVPTNKEESNSIVANCRLTTAKNTPKLRSLTQATKSSANSLNESSSCSKITNSQSSFDSNQSVVGSSNTDRDLEFRANESDVDIISNPSQSSIEVLDPNYVQSASRKTSEERRISQLPHLETIRDELAKSKSFIEREFGQLLAEQAQPTTPSGAAPLAPAKSAVSHVPLTESSSSGSVTDSICTTYEQQGNDAPQNLQNSLLTESSNSQVSGSDADSNSRLKTAEEVSLLPFASVFQSTNLLMSSSKKLIESEATVLGTQPYKFNYGDFNDIDHRLKLYFYQRKFKENGEHFKWLAKGRIYNEQTQSLGEGLVVMSNCKCYLMEAFAAPHDDVAKWLRQVISVADNRLVAIDLLPWKLGLSFTLKDWGGFVLLLHDMLRTDSLLNYLQHNPLPEQCKLNHQPSPTISHQLETIASETVKMCSLIPSCQWICEQEKTSFEPSLLLITESHLYISGNGKFSWLSDKIQEKPIPPELSLNQPLSNLVDVERITDQKYAINFIDETQNRCEIWQLQFETHANAACCLNVIGKGWEQLFGVPFSLSGT
- the LOC122626063 gene encoding serine/threonine-protein kinase 11-interacting protein isoform X1, with protein sequence MDPQKITELANLLRQNGDKILSSEFTLTLSGSLLRALNDSFTLIADSEIGPGAGYLQPQSFQVVKPINAKSSVFPDLQLVHDFVQKTTLLKLTYFPSEHYFEGVIDIAKFRALRRLEVNKINIGQVVGIQPLRGQLQHLICVKAITSVDDIITRCGGDNSNGFVWNELRTADFSYNSLRSVDTALEFAQHLQHLNLRHNKLTSVAAIKWLPHLKTLDLSYNCLTHLPQFHMEACKRLQLLNISNNYVEELLDVAKLDALYNLDLSDNCLLEHSQLLPLSALMTLIVLNLQGNPLACNPKHRQATAQYLHKNSATVKFVLDFEPLSKAEKALTGSQKWRYIGALNHRLPRSTSMSINSSSASINTSDGSQFSSFGSQRSVSIRGKNYALEDNQSQISMDTSQSSKRISSSKIRTVDIEESSEIDAEAASVSVRNLRSDCEEKADNSHLETKKKIETLRLTYGNEWLKSGNAELMLGIETPQPTEQERNESRQLFNEFLGELSESTEARLDSERHNISSTPTNNVLLATNFDSTLTPIKSEANNSSEQTLYETCTEGEVTNYESIDNTTLELSAEERPPDRHEELLRLYANSSNAQDEDPVSDAESDEETYIVYHEQKPSEALFLTISSNFIREKDTLTERTKAKWSLKILESCERVRSNTLQINFDTMRKDRQERIYCVENTLCQELEKKLRDILSQRDLTEMNISIYRCVNCLTQFTIEQKSKRYKTKELRCPDCRSVYVAEVTELSSSLTKPTGEVVTEPKLSPAMIVEESPVEAFAVPTNKEESNSIGSANSLNESSSCSKITNSQSSFDSNQSVVGSSNTDRDLEFRANESDVDIISNPSQSSIEVLDPNYVQSASRKTSEERRISQLPHLETIRDELAKSKSFIEREFGQLLAEQAQPTTPSGAAPLAPAKSAVSHVPLTESSSSGSVTDSICTTYEQQGNDAPQNLQNSLLTESSNSQVSGSDADSNSRLKTAEEVSLLPFASVFQSTNLLMSSSKKLIESEATVLGTQPYKFNYGDFNDIDHRLKLYFYQRKFKENGEHFKWLAKGRIYNEQTQSLGEGLVVMSNCKCYLMEAFAAPHDDVAKWLRQVISVADNRLVAIDLLPWKLGLSFTLKDWGGFVLLLHDMLRTDSLLNYLQHNPLPEQCKLNHQPSPTISHQLETIASETVKMCSLIPSCQWICEQEKTSFEPSLLLITESHLYISGNGKFSWLSDKIQEKPIPPELSLNQPLSNLVDVERITDQKYAINFIDETQNRCEIWQLQFETHANAACCLNVIGKGWEQLFGVPFSLSGT